The Deinococcus hopiensis KR-140 sequence TCGCCGCCGCTCGCGCAGGTGCTGCACGGGCGTGGCCTGACCCCAGCCCTGCTTGACCCGCCGCTGACGCTGACGCCCAACCCCGCCCTCCGGGAAGCGGCGCGGCGCATTGTGGGCGCGGTCCGCGCGAGAAAACGCATCCGCATCCACGGCGACTACGACGCCGACGGCGTGAGCGCCACCGCCACCCTGGTCCTGGGGCTGCGCGAACTGGGCGCGGAGATTCACGGCTTCATTCCCCACCGCCTGAACGAGGGGTACGGCATTCATCCGGACCGGGTGGAAGAACACGCCTCCGCGTGTGACCTGCTGGTGACGGTGGACTGCGGCGTGACCAACCTGGAAGAGGTGCGGGACATTCTCGCGCGGGGCACCGAGGTGATTGTGACGGACCACCACGCGCCCGGCCCCAGCTTTCCGGACTGCCTGGTGGTTCACCCCCACGAGACGGATGGCTACGATGCCGATCTGCACAACCTGACCGGCGCGGGCGTGGCCTACCACCTGCTGTGGGCGGTGCGCGAGGAACTGGGCCTCCCCGCTCCTCTGGAGCTGAGTGCCCTGGCGACGCTGGGCACGGTGGCAGACGTGGCCCCGCTGATCGGAGAGAACCGGGCCCTGGTGCGCGCGGGACTGGCGGCGCTGGGAACCTCCTCGCAACCCGGGATTCGCGCGCTGCTGAAGGCGAAGAAAGTCCGGCGGCCCACGGCGCGGGACGTGGCCTTTCTCCTCGCGCCGCTGATCAATGCGGCGGGACGGATGGGCGACGCCGATCTGGCGTTGGAGCTGCTGACCACCACGAGCGATCACCAGGCCGAGGTGCTCGTCAAGCTGCTGGAAACGTCGAACGTCAAGCGGCGCGAGTTGCAAGACCGCATGTACGCCGAGGCCCTGATCCTGGCGGATCCCGATGCGCCCGCCGTCGTGGTCACCAAGGACGACTGGCACGCGGGCGTGATGGGCATCGTGGCGAGCAAGCTGGTCGAGGCGTTTCACAAGCCCACTTACGTCGTCGCGCAGGGCAAGGGTTCGGTGCGCAGCACGCCGGGCATCAGCGCCGTGGAGGGCCTGCGGGTGGCCCAGGACCTGCTCAAGCGCTTCGGCGGTCACCCAGGAGCGGCAGGCTTCGCGCTGGACGAGGCCAACTTCCCCGCCTTGCGGGAACGCCTGAACGCCTATGTCGCCCGGTTTCCCCGGCCCGTGCCCGTCTGGCGGCTGGACGCGCCGCTGCCCACCCTGGGGGCCACGCCGGACCTCGTGCTGGAAGCGGCGGGCTTCGAGCCCTTCGGTACCGGACACGCGCCGCCGCTGTGGCACGTGCGCGAGCCCCTGGGCGGGACCCGCCTGGTGGGCAAGCGGGGCGACACGCTGCAGTTTCAGATTGGCAACCTGCGGGGGGTCAAGTACGGCGAGTCAAGCGCTGCACCCGGCGAGCGCGACCTCGCCGCCCACCTCGTGACCTCGGAGTGGGGCGGGCGGGAGCGGCTGGAACTGCACGGACAGGCACTGCGCACGCCGGGGCAGCTGGGCCTGGACACGCTCCACGGGGACGCGCCGCCCCTGCCCCGTCTGGACCCGCGAGAGGCGATGAACCACCTCAAGGCCGGGGCGAGCGCCTATGCCACCGGTCCTGTCGCCGCCTACCTGCGCGATCAGGTGCCGGGCCTGACGCTGACGCAGGCCGGAGAGACGCACCCCGGCGGCGAACTGATCCTGTACGCCCTGCCCGCCGAGGCGGACCTGAAGCGCTGGCTGGGTGAAGGCCGGATGGCCTTTGCCTTCGGTCCCAAGACGCTGGCAGAGCTGGAGGGCAGTCTCTCGCGCCAGCACCTCTCGCCGCCGTCCACCAATCCGCTGGTGGACGCACGGGCGGGCATGGAGACGGCGGCCGACGCCTACCGCCGCTGGCAGTGGGCACACCTGTACCGCGTGCTGGACGATCCGGGCTGGAGTTCGGCCGTACGGCACCTGCTGGGGCTGGAGGATGGCGCGGCTTTGGTGGAGGAAGCGGCGGAGTTGGCGGCCGCGAACGACTGAGGCGGCGAAGCCAGGGTTGAGGACGCGCTCCCCGCACGCCCCCTCAACCCTGGCTTCGCCAAGCCCTCTCCCCTCCGGGGAAGAGGGGGAAAGATTTCGGCCCTCTCCCCCGGAGAAACCCCGCCCTGCTGCGCTGCGCAGCAGGGCGGGGGCCACCCAAAACGCTCTGCTCTATTCCCCGTCGTAATCCGCGTCGCTCTCCTCGGTATCGAAGTCGTCGGTGCGGTCCTCGTTCGCCCCGTCCTCGTCGGTCCAGCCCTGCACCACGTCCGTGCGGCGCACGTCCTCGCGCGGCGCAGACAGGTTCAGTTCGCCCGGTTCTCCGGCCAGCGCGGCCTGGGCGCGGGCGAGCATGGGCGGATCGGCGGCGTCCACGTCGTAGCGCTCGGCGAGGTAGGTGGCCACCCACGCGCCGAAGTACCACAGGGCGAGTTGCGGGGCGTAACCGCCCACCTGCTCTGGGCCCACGCCCTCGGGGTAGGGCACGTGGACCACCTCGTCGATGCGGCTTTCGAGCACCTCGCGCACCACGCCGAGCGCCGCGTCCACATCTCCGAGAAAGAGGGCCACCTTCGCGTCGCCCTTCTCGTGCTGGGCCTCGAACGCGCCCGTCACGACGGCGAGGGGATCGCCCAGCACCGGCACGGCGAGCGTCTTGCCCACCCGCGCGAGCACGGACTGCCACGCGTGCGGCAGCGCCTCGGCGTCGGGCGAGGCAAACAGCAGCGGCATGCGCCCCCACAGCGTCCAGGCGAGGTCCCGGGCAGGGTTGGCTTCCTCGACGTGCGGCGCGCAGCGGTCCCGCAGATTCGCGAGGAGCAGCTCGGCATCCGCCGCCGCCTGCGCGTGCCCAGTGGCGTGCGCGAGGTACTGTGCGGCGTGATAGGGGGTCACCAGGCCGCCAGGCACCAGCACGTCCACATCGTCGGGGCTGCCGCCCGTGCTGACGCGGCGCACGTTGGCTCCGCCCACCTCCGCCAGATCGGCGTAATCGCGCGCCACGTCGGCGGCGTCGGCGCTCGACACCACAAATTGCGTGCCGCTGCGGGTCAGGGTCAGGGGCGCGAACGTGGCCGCGAGGTGGGCTGCGAGCGTGCCCTCGCCTACGCCGATCAGGGCGTAGGGAGCGGGTTCGGCTCCGGTGGGTCCGGCGTAGCTGCCGGGCAGGCGTTCCAGAAGCGTGAGGA is a genomic window containing:
- a CDS encoding single-stranded-DNA-specific exonuclease RecJ, coding for MKRATPSLPESRWLLAPPASRAALLDSMRAWHVSPPLAQVLHGRGLTPALLDPPLTLTPNPALREAARRIVGAVRARKRIRIHGDYDADGVSATATLVLGLRELGAEIHGFIPHRLNEGYGIHPDRVEEHASACDLLVTVDCGVTNLEEVRDILARGTEVIVTDHHAPGPSFPDCLVVHPHETDGYDADLHNLTGAGVAYHLLWAVREELGLPAPLELSALATLGTVADVAPLIGENRALVRAGLAALGTSSQPGIRALLKAKKVRRPTARDVAFLLAPLINAAGRMGDADLALELLTTTSDHQAEVLVKLLETSNVKRRELQDRMYAEALILADPDAPAVVVTKDDWHAGVMGIVASKLVEAFHKPTYVVAQGKGSVRSTPGISAVEGLRVAQDLLKRFGGHPGAAGFALDEANFPALRERLNAYVARFPRPVPVWRLDAPLPTLGATPDLVLEAAGFEPFGTGHAPPLWHVREPLGGTRLVGKRGDTLQFQIGNLRGVKYGESSAAPGERDLAAHLVTSEWGGRERLELHGQALRTPGQLGLDTLHGDAPPLPRLDPREAMNHLKAGASAYATGPVAAYLRDQVPGLTLTQAGETHPGGELILYALPAEADLKRWLGEGRMAFAFGPKTLAELEGSLSRQHLSPPSTNPLVDARAGMETAADAYRRWQWAHLYRVLDDPGWSSAVRHLLGLEDGAALVEEAAELAAAND
- a CDS encoding SIS domain-containing protein, producing the protein MNLLTLLERLPGSYAGPTGAEPAPYALIGVGEGTLAAHLAATFAPLTLTRSGTQFVVSSADAADVARDYADLAEVGGANVRRVSTGGSPDDVDVLVPGGLVTPYHAAQYLAHATGHAQAAADAELLLANLRDRCAPHVEEANPARDLAWTLWGRMPLLFASPDAEALPHAWQSVLARVGKTLAVPVLGDPLAVVTGAFEAQHEKGDAKVALFLGDVDAALGVVREVLESRIDEVVHVPYPEGVGPEQVGGYAPQLALWYFGAWVATYLAERYDVDAADPPMLARAQAALAGEPGELNLSAPREDVRRTDVVQGWTDEDGANEDRTDDFDTEESDADYDGE